One Pseudomonas sp. B21_DOA genomic window, TAAAGGCTTCTACATCCGCCGGTTCGGCTGGCAATAACCGCCATGGAATGCTTTCCCTGTGGAAGCGAGCCTGCTCGCGAAGGCGCCGTGTCAGTCAATACGTCTCTGACTGGTATAGCCCCTTCGCGAGCAGGCTCGCTCCCGCGGGGATATTGGTGCGTCAGGGCCGCCGGATAAATGACCGGATTTTTAGGAAAAGTCCTACAGAGCTATCCCCGACGCTTGCGTAGTCTTGCCCTCCCCAAACCTCACCGGGAGAATGACCATGAGCAACAAAGCGTTGCGCATCCTGATCGCCGACCCGCAGCATTTTCATCGCATGAAAATCGAGCGCCTGTTCAACGCGCTCGGCTACTACCGCGTCGCCCCGGTGCAGACTCTCGGCGAATTGTTGACCCTGGTCGACTACGGCTGCGAGCCGTTCGATGTGCTCGTGATCAATGCCGAACTGGCGGCAGGCTCTCTCGATCTGCTGGGCTTTCTGCTCGATAACCCACAGGTTCGCCACGCTCTGATCTACAACGAGCAATCAGCACCGTTGCAGGCACTTGCAGGTTTTGCTCAGGAAAGCGCGCAGATCAGCCCGACGCCATTGCCCAATTTACAGCTCATCGGGCAGGTGATGGCGAGAGTCGAAGCTCGCGACGAACGCCAGGCGCCGCCTGACTCTCACGCGTCATTGCGCCATGCCAATGCATAAAAAACACTCTGCACAACTGTCAGACCTGACAGGTGATTCTCTTGCTCATCCATGTAACAGTGCCGGCGCAGCTACCGACTCCGGGACAGACTGTTGCGGTGTCTTCGATTTTGCAGGAGTCCCAATGAAGTCAGCGCTGATCGTCGATGATCACCCAGTCGTGCGCGCGGCCATTCGAATCGTCCTGCAGGCTCAAGGCTTCACGCAGATTCATGAAGCGTCCAATGGCAATGAAGTCGTGCCGTTGATTTGCGCGCATGATCCGCACCTGGTCGTGCTCGATCTCGGCTTGGGATCCATGGACGGGCTGGAAGTGCTGACGCGAATCCAGATCAAGGCGCCGACGGCGCGTTGCCGAATCCTGGTGTTCAGCATGCATGAGCCCACGCATTATCAAGAGCGCTGCCTGCGTGCCGGCGCGCGGGGCTACGTGACCAAGAGCAATCAACTGACTCTGCTGCACGAAGCCATCAAGGCATTGATGTCCGGCCACACCTATTTCTCCGCGTTGCCCAATACCAGCGGTCTGTACAACGCGGTGCAACGCACTGAACAGGAGATGATCGCTCAGCTGTCCGATCGAGAGTTATGCA contains:
- a CDS encoding chemotaxis protein CheY yields the protein MSNKALRILIADPQHFHRMKIERLFNALGYYRVAPVQTLGELLTLVDYGCEPFDVLVINAELAAGSLDLLGFLLDNPQVRHALIYNEQSAPLQALAGFAQESAQISPTPLPNLQLIGQVMARVEARDERQAPPDSHASLRHANA
- a CDS encoding response regulator transcription factor, with the translated sequence MKSALIVDDHPVVRAAIRIVLQAQGFTQIHEASNGNEVVPLICAHDPHLVVLDLGLGSMDGLEVLTRIQIKAPTARCRILVFSMHEPTHYQERCLRAGARGYVTKSNQLTLLHEAIKALMSGHTYFSALPNTSGLYNAVQRTEQEMIAQLSDRELCIFVNLALGKPNKAIAQEMHLSHKTVSTYKTRMMAKLGLGSLVLLREFAKRNHLI